Proteins encoded within one genomic window of Triticum aestivum cultivar Chinese Spring chromosome 2D, IWGSC CS RefSeq v2.1, whole genome shotgun sequence:
- the LOC123050204 gene encoding G-type lectin S-receptor-like serine/threonine-protein kinase At4g27290 — protein sequence MRATGKVILLRLLFLALCISLLPIQAPAADKLEKGQNLTDADGDTLVSAGGSGTFTLGFFSPGASTKRYLGIWFSVSNHTVYWVANRDQPLPDRSGMLVFNDAATLVLLDGSRRTVWSSYFSGGPSAATAQLLESGNLVVRNGSSDAYRWQSFDHPSDTLLPGMKLGKILWAKSELQLTSWRSADDPSPGDYRRTLETKGLPELVLWYRDVKAYRTGPWNGLIFNGVEEASTYADMYPLHVSGLTDRSTEITYGYTAVPGAPLTRVVVNYTGVAERLVWKADTGEWIPYFTRAARDNTCEAYAKCGSFGLCNPEAASSSFCGCVPGFSPDSPSAWRMKQYAGGCRRDAGLECGGGTTTDHFKVVPRVKLPDTQNATVDLDVATLDECSAKCLANCSCLAYAAADIRGGGNRSGCVMWTDAIVDLRLIDSKQDLFLRLSKSEFAVADGHGRKSKGFPTALVVAPVASIVTLLLVVFVFWWRWKCRILGAIPQNPSMAVPLLNLATIKHGTGNFSESNIIGQGGFGIVYKGQLPQGKMIAVKRLKQAALTRKGKKDFAREVEVMAGLRHGSLVRLLAYCNEGKERILVYEYMENKSLNVYIFGTPSLRASLNWAKRLEIIHGIAHGVAYLHGGSGKSVADFGTAKLFAVDQMAPDQTVVVSPGYAAPEYERQGEMTLKCDVYSFGVILLETLSGQRNGSMQRLLLHFFKVNKDNSPFFILRCKTIIHDSTCSNKKSANLLWQAWGLWEQSKTVELLDTSIALPLPESEPELLSGLKRCIQIGLLCVQEMPSDRPTMSAIVALLTSTTSQIDRPGRPAMDSTAVHSSHELESGLSSPSTDDLT from the exons ATGAGGGCAACCGGCAAGGTTATCCTCCTCCGGCTGCTCTTCTTGGCATTATGCATCTCGCTCCTTCCCATCCAGGCCCCCGCCGCTGACAAGCTCGAGAAAGGCCAGAACCTCACCGACGCCGACGGCGACACGCTCGTCTCGGCCGGCGGCAGCGGCACCTTCACCCTCGGCTTCTTCTCTCCCGGGGCGTCCACCAAGAGGTACCTCGGCATATGGTTCTCCGTGTCCAACCACACCGTCTACTGGGTCGCCAACCGCGACCAGCCTCTGCCCGACAGGTCCGGCATGCTGGTGTTCAACGACGCGGCCACCCTCGTCCTCCTCGACGGCTCCCGCCGGACGGTCTGGTCTTCGTACTTCTCCGGCGGCCCTTCCGCCGCGACGGCTCAGCTTCTCGAGTCCGGCAACCTGGTCGTGCGCAACGGCAGCAGCGACGCCTACCGGTGGCAGTCGTTCGACCACCCGTCGGACACCTTGCTGCCCGGCATGAAGCTGGGCAAGATCTTGTGGGCCAAATCCGAGCTGCAGCTCACGTCGTGGCGATCGGCCGACGACCCGTCTCCGGGTGACTACCGCCGCACGCTGGAAACCAAGGGGCTCCCGGAGCTCGTCCTGTGGTACCGCGACGTCAAGGCGTACCGCACGGGGCCGTGGAACGGGCTCATCTTCAACGGCGTCGAGGAGGCGTCGACGTACGCGGACATGTACCCGCTGCACGTGAGTGGCCTGACGGACAGGTCGACGGAGATAACGTACGGGTACACCGCCGTGCCCGGCGCGCCGCTGACTCGCGTCGTGGTGAACTACACTGGCGTGGCGGAGCGGCTGGTATGGAAGGCGGACACCGGGGAGTGGATCCCCTACTTCACCAGGGCGGCGAGGGATAACACCTGCGAAGCTTACGCCAAGTGCGGGTCGTTCGGCCTCTGCAACCCCGAGGCGGCGTCGTCGTCGTTCTGCGGCTGCGTGCCGGGGTTCAGCCCCGACTCGCCGTCGGCGTGGCGGATGAAGCAGTACGCGGGCGGATGTCGACGAGACGCGGGACTGGAGTGTGGCGGCGGGACGACGACTGACCACTTCAAGGTGGTGCCGAGAGTCAAGCTTCCCGACACGCAGAATGCGACGGTGGACTTGGACGTCGCCACGCTGGACGAGTGCTCGGCGAAGTGCCTCGCCAACTGCTCGTGCTTGGCCTACGCCGCCGCCGATATCCGGGGCGGCGGCAACCGTAGCGGCTGCGTCATGTGGACGGATGCCATCGTTGACCTGCGCCTTATTGACAGCAAGCAGGATCTCTTCCTGAGGTTGTCAAAGTCAGAATTCG CAGTAGCAGATGGCCATGGCCGCAAAAGTAAAGGGTTTCCTACTGCACTTGTTGTGGCACCTGTAGCTTCTATTGTTACTCTTCTTCTGGTCGTCTTTGTGTTTTGGTGGAGATGGAAGTGCAGAATCTTAG GCGCTATTCCTCAAAATCCATCCATGGCCGTTCCTTTGCTAAATCTAGCTACTATAAAGCATGGCACTGGAAATTTTTCTGAGAGTAATATTATCGGTCAAGGTGGATTCGGCATTGTTTATAAG GGGCAGCTGCCTCAAGGAAAAATGATTGCTGTTAAGAGGCTTAAGCAGGCGGCTCTCACTAGGAAAGGCAAGAAAGATTTCGCGAGAGAAGTAGAAGTGATGGCCGGCCTCCGGCATGGCAGTCTCGTTCGCCTCCTTGCTTACTGTAACGAAGGCAAGGAGAGGATACTCGTCTATGAATACATGGAGAACAAGAGCTTGAACGTCTACATATTCG GCACACCTAGCCTTCGTGCTTCACTGAACTGGGCAAAGAGACTGGAAATAATCCACGGCATCGCGCATGGTGTTGCATACCTTCACGGTGGATCGGGCAAGAGT GTTGCGGACTTTGGCACCGCGAAGCTGTTCGCCGTTGATCAGATGGCGCCTGATCAGACAGTTGTTGTTTCACC GGGATATGCAGCCCCGGAGTACGAGAGACAAGGAGAGATGACACTGAAATGCGACGTCTACAGCTTTGGAGTTATCCTCTTGGAGACGCTCAGCGGGCAAAGGAACGGCAGCATGCAGAGGCTACTTTTGCAT TTTTTCAAAGTAAATAAAGACAATTCACCATTTTTCATTTTGAGATGCAAGACCATTATACACGATTCTACATGCTCGAATAAAAAGTCAGCAAATCTCCTTTGGCAGGCTTGGGGACTCTGGGAACAGAGCAAGACCGTGGAACTTCTTGACACATCAATAGCATTGCCACTTCCTGAATCTGAGCCTGAGCTCTTGTCCGGGCTGAAACGATGCATCCAGATTGGACTCCTCTGTGTCCAAGAAATGCCCAGCGACAGGCCAACCATGTCTGCAATAGTTGCCCTGCTGACAAGCACAACTTCTCAGATCGATCGACCAGGAAGGCCGGCGATGGATAGCACGGCCGTGCATTCATCACATGAGCTTGAATCCGGCCTCTCGAGTCCGTCTACAGATGATCTGACATAA
- the LOC123054756 gene encoding uncharacterized protein isoform X2: protein MSVMLHHLEDADARPVVVAVEAGVRAMEDEVVIMGVVVDVAEVVSALEPMLLQGKHHTSCLRVSKQHNGRNGRRAIHQKVHRDLTRYLRRITLVIMPTMPKWAKENRTGKMIGTGTWRNGLWYIDQGEITLVVAVGGVEAEILLHHCRLGHLSFGSLSLLYPELFKKAN from the exons ATGAGTGTTATGCTCCACCATCTGGAGGACGCGGACGCGCGACCCGTGGTGGTGGCCGTGGAGGCCGGGGTGAGGGCCATGGAGGACGAGGTGGTGATCATGGGGGTCGTGGTGGACGTGGCAGAGGTCGTGTCAGCACTAGAGCCTATGCTGTTGCAGGGGAAACATCACACATCATGCTTACGGGTGAGCAAGCAGCACAATGGGAGAAATGGCAGAAGAGCCATACATCAGAAAGTTCACAGGGATCTGACACGATACCTCAGGCGGATCACTTTGGTAATTATGCCAACTATGCCCAAGTGGGCAAAG GAGAATAGGACCGGGAAGATGATTGGAACTGGAACGTGGCGTAATGGACTGTGGTATATTGATCAAGGAGAAATCACGCTCGTTGTGGCTGTAGGAGGTGTTGAGGCTGAGATTTTGTTGCATCATTGTCGCCTAGGACATCTTTCTTTTGGGAGTTTGAGTCTCTTGTATCCTGAGTTATTTAAGAAAGCAAATTGA
- the LOC123054756 gene encoding uncharacterized protein isoform X3 → MSVMLHHLEDADARPVVVAVEAGVRAMEDEVVIMGVVVDVAEVVSALEPMLLQGKHHTSCLRVSKQHNGRNGRRAIHQKVHRDLTRYLRRITLENRTGKMIGTGTWRNGLWYIDQGEITLVVAVGGVEAEILLHHCRLGHLSFGSLSLLYPELFKKAN, encoded by the exons ATGAGTGTTATGCTCCACCATCTGGAGGACGCGGACGCGCGACCCGTGGTGGTGGCCGTGGAGGCCGGGGTGAGGGCCATGGAGGACGAGGTGGTGATCATGGGGGTCGTGGTGGACGTGGCAGAGGTCGTGTCAGCACTAGAGCCTATGCTGTTGCAGGGGAAACATCACACATCATGCTTACGGGTGAGCAAGCAGCACAATGGGAGAAATGGCAGAAGAGCCATACATCAGAAAGTTCACAGGGATCTGACACGATACCTCAGGCGGATCACTTTG GAGAATAGGACCGGGAAGATGATTGGAACTGGAACGTGGCGTAATGGACTGTGGTATATTGATCAAGGAGAAATCACGCTCGTTGTGGCTGTAGGAGGTGTTGAGGCTGAGATTTTGTTGCATCATTGTCGCCTAGGACATCTTTCTTTTGGGAGTTTGAGTCTCTTGTATCCTGAGTTATTTAAGAAAGCAAATTGA